A single region of the Acidobacteriota bacterium genome encodes:
- a CDS encoding TonB-dependent receptor — protein MKRTLALIGTLVLVGLAPPVAADSPETGVVLGRAVDSNGAPMPGVTVTIAGDRGERVAITGEEGGYRFALLPPGPYTVRGSLESYASPEANVTVAAGGRAQIELRMVLEAAGEITVTAETPVINKFEVTSAGSVSSDIASNVIGVNSDYFSNLRMMPGVTSDGDLADQYPGVNGSRWQEAAVFVDGVDTTYTRRGGSRMYLPNLAVAETNLQSTSGSAEYGRATGGVVNVITKSGTNIFHGQALGFHQRGDWVTEYQSHPELEERWGCRAREIFNPQNVPFAPSCDADFFKREELEKQNKVTNYQAFLGGPLSRNKLWFAVSLAETNSFQSQELFSGDIVDNSAYVEGRLAKLDYQPNPSNSLQLNYNASPLDITFLLGDFPADRYSATPHEFGGELITGSWNWTASQDLFMEFKLSAHDSSEHKRLNAGSGFDLESALLEKQQDPRYPPNNFGPHSPGNNSHGYIGYRGGEWHLFNGWLLDNGFGLNDYPRDQANVRATWFASESHEALFGVDWQAVGWEQDLQRNNVYFGQEFNASSPTGFNNCGLIDWPTTTYYCHYENYTPPDLVGTERLRGTKSSNLAGFVRDRFTVGDNWAFNLGLRYEDQVHKNDVRRTVVDSQSVSPRLLASYDVKRDGSMVFHLNLARAYQHLNQELVNNYLLEGWNGVNAYDRIVYCAPIDAFYIEVCDGPGYTGLLGKLRPGEMYRQIDAGTIPAVNIEPYYKDEVDLIYSWSFGSRRQWFFQGSAIYWEYRNSIGTTEQRLPNGDYFRFTENYKDYERVLGALGVVDPQVMANFEEGKRTYESVQLQLNRLFRNDWALYNNFTYADAQGHYWGGLFDNTNSDYGRNLDVVLNQGHINGCTREQVPVTGPDGTVLERKYPMDCQALLEPFLGVPVSTINRYGTVHENNKYVWNTYGFKNFRIGSRGHSVILGGGFQWRSGKPWQRTEGASLGEPCDTQFWEPGFALECDPSQFLVDSGTGLYLEPRGTRDPFNSLWSANLNVMYFFPLGWREDFRGFVRVDAQNITDNQKLQRINGDGEVSASRYIGWQSPRRFNVVLGLSF, from the coding sequence ATGAAACGCACCCTGGCTCTCATCGGAACCCTGGTTCTCGTGGGACTCGCGCCGCCCGTTGCGGCAGATAGCCCCGAAACCGGGGTCGTCCTCGGAAGGGCCGTCGACTCGAATGGAGCCCCGATGCCCGGCGTCACCGTGACGATCGCGGGCGATCGCGGCGAGAGGGTCGCGATCACCGGCGAGGAGGGCGGTTACCGGTTCGCTCTGCTCCCTCCGGGACCGTACACGGTCAGGGGATCTCTGGAGAGCTACGCCTCCCCCGAGGCGAACGTGACGGTCGCCGCCGGCGGCCGCGCGCAGATCGAGTTGAGGATGGTGCTCGAAGCGGCCGGCGAGATCACGGTCACCGCCGAAACGCCCGTGATCAACAAGTTCGAGGTCACCTCGGCGGGCTCGGTCTCGTCGGACATCGCGTCGAACGTTATCGGAGTCAACTCGGACTACTTCTCGAATCTCCGGATGATGCCGGGCGTGACATCGGACGGCGATCTCGCCGACCAGTACCCCGGCGTCAACGGATCGCGTTGGCAGGAGGCCGCGGTCTTCGTGGACGGCGTGGACACGACGTACACCCGCCGGGGGGGATCGCGGATGTACCTTCCCAACCTCGCCGTGGCCGAGACCAATCTGCAATCGACGTCGGGCAGCGCCGAGTACGGACGCGCCACTGGCGGGGTGGTCAACGTGATCACGAAGTCGGGGACGAACATCTTCCACGGTCAGGCACTGGGCTTCCACCAGCGGGGAGACTGGGTTACCGAGTACCAGTCGCACCCGGAACTGGAGGAGCGCTGGGGCTGCAGGGCGAGGGAGATCTTCAACCCGCAGAACGTCCCGTTCGCTCCCTCCTGCGACGCGGACTTCTTCAAGCGCGAGGAGCTCGAGAAGCAGAACAAGGTGACGAACTATCAGGCGTTCCTCGGCGGACCGCTGTCTCGGAACAAGCTGTGGTTCGCCGTTTCGCTCGCGGAGACGAACAGCTTTCAGAGCCAGGAACTCTTCAGCGGCGACATCGTCGACAACAGCGCCTACGTCGAAGGACGGCTGGCGAAGCTCGACTACCAGCCCAACCCCTCGAACAGCCTGCAGTTGAACTACAACGCCTCGCCGCTCGACATCACCTTCCTCCTGGGCGATTTCCCCGCGGACAGGTACAGCGCGACGCCGCACGAGTTCGGTGGAGAACTGATCACCGGGAGCTGGAACTGGACGGCCAGCCAGGACCTGTTCATGGAGTTCAAGCTGTCCGCGCATGACTCGAGCGAGCACAAGCGCCTCAACGCCGGCAGCGGTTTCGACCTCGAGTCGGCGCTCCTGGAGAAGCAGCAGGATCCACGCTATCCGCCGAACAACTTCGGGCCTCACAGCCCGGGCAACAACTCCCACGGCTACATCGGCTACCGGGGCGGCGAGTGGCACCTGTTCAACGGTTGGTTGCTCGACAACGGCTTCGGCCTGAACGACTACCCGCGTGATCAGGCGAACGTGCGGGCGACCTGGTTCGCTAGCGAAAGCCACGAGGCCCTCTTCGGGGTCGACTGGCAGGCGGTCGGCTGGGAGCAGGACCTGCAGCGGAACAACGTCTACTTCGGGCAGGAGTTCAACGCATCGAGTCCCACCGGTTTCAACAACTGCGGACTGATCGACTGGCCGACGACGACGTACTACTGCCACTACGAGAACTACACGCCACCCGACCTGGTGGGAACCGAGCGGCTGCGAGGTACCAAGTCCTCCAACCTTGCCGGCTTCGTGCGGGACCGGTTCACGGTCGGCGACAACTGGGCCTTCAACCTCGGCCTGCGCTACGAGGACCAGGTGCACAAGAACGACGTGCGCCGAACGGTGGTCGACTCGCAGAGCGTCTCGCCGCGGCTTCTCGCCTCCTACGATGTGAAGCGGGACGGCTCGATGGTGTTCCACCTGAACCTGGCGCGGGCCTACCAGCATCTGAACCAGGAACTGGTGAACAACTACCTGCTCGAGGGCTGGAACGGTGTCAACGCGTACGACCGCATCGTGTACTGCGCCCCGATCGACGCGTTCTACATCGAGGTCTGCGACGGCCCGGGCTACACCGGTCTGCTCGGCAAGCTCCGGCCTGGCGAGATGTACCGGCAGATCGACGCCGGCACGATCCCGGCGGTGAACATCGAGCCCTACTACAAGGACGAGGTCGACCTCATCTATAGCTGGTCCTTCGGTTCGAGACGGCAGTGGTTCTTCCAGGGCAGTGCCATCTACTGGGAGTACCGGAACTCGATCGGCACCACCGAGCAGCGGCTGCCCAACGGCGACTACTTCAGGTTCACCGAGAACTACAAGGACTACGAGCGAGTGCTCGGCGCCCTCGGCGTGGTGGATCCCCAGGTCATGGCCAACTTCGAGGAGGGCAAGCGCACCTACGAATCCGTGCAACTGCAGCTCAACAGGTTGTTCAGGAACGACTGGGCGCTCTACAACAACTTCACGTACGCCGATGCCCAGGGGCACTACTGGGGCGGCCTGTTCGACAACACGAACTCCGACTACGGCCGCAATCTCGATGTCGTCCTGAATCAGGGGCATATCAACGGCTGCACGCGAGAACAGGTGCCGGTGACCGGGCCCGACGGCACCGTACTCGAACGAAAGTACCCGATGGACTGCCAGGCGCTGCTGGAGCCGTTCCTGGGCGTGCCGGTGTCGACGATCAACCGCTACGGCACTGTCCACGAGAACAACAAGTACGTGTGGAACACCTACGGGTTCAAGAACTTCCGGATCGGCAGCCGCGGTCACAGCGTGATCCTGGGAGGCGGCTTCCAGTGGCGGTCGGGCAAGCCCTGGCAGCGGACTGAGGGAGCGTCCCTCGGAGAACCTTGCGACACGCAGTTCTGGGAACCGGGCTTTGCACTCGAGTGCGACCCCAGCCAGTTCCTGGTCGACAGCGGCACGGGTCTCTACCTGGAGCCTCGGGGCACGCGTGACCCCTTCAACTCCCTATGGAGTGCGAACCTGAACGTGATGTACTTCTTCCCGCTCGGGTGGAGGGAGGACTTCAGGGGCTTCGTCCGCGTCGATGCCCAGAACATCACGGACAACCAGAAGCTGCAGCGGATCAACGGCGACGGCGAGGTCAGTGCCTCCCGCTACATCGGCTGGCAGTCGCCACGCCGTTTCAATGTGGTGCTCGGCTTGAGCTTCTAG
- a CDS encoding efflux RND transporter permease subunit has protein sequence MKGGRPARAARSFLTHRPVAVSMVFLAAVVFGLLSYQRLPVTLMPELSYPTLTVRTEYPGAAPEEVENDISRRIEEQLGVVGGLRRMSSISRAGVSDVVLEFSWDTPMSEAVQETLEKLDLVLLPDAAERPLILRFDPGLDPVLELSLSGEGERFEGEEGLRRLRRLAELQVKRALEPIDGVAAVRVRGGLEEEIHVLLDAQDLQRSRLSVQQVIDRLGQENINVAGGTLKEGRTEYMVRTVNEYVNLEQIRDTVVASMDGREVRVGDLGEVRRSNKDREIQTRTDGGESVQLDVYKEADANMVALADRVRSRVGELDLERERAAARGETVERPRTLLQRLTGGSASAGRGRPARLGDPELAVELYRSEGAVLTVVSDRSEFIEGSISEVRNTAVLGGLLAVIVLYLFLRNLLTTLIVAVSIPISLLITFAPLSVASVSLNIMSLGGLALGIGMLVDSSIVVLESIFRCREEGDDLVASAIRGTAEVRSAVVASILTSIAVFLPMVFVEGIAGQAFGDLGLAVVISLLASLAVALGFIPMLASRRGWKLPERGGVASRLLRYAALGVFLRDAASLREWSRSRSAVIAWPGLALAFVFVALRLVVGTVLELVAKLVLLVLGGVVTVVARFIAPVLVVAFGWLSRGPLVVVRRFLDWLNRVYPVVLQGAVRFPVAVVALVALTLWSSWWLLGRLDSELLPEVRQGEFTIEVSLPVGTPLAETERTLAAVESAILEEERYIQRLLVTYGYDVTNTQRSDEGEHTVRFKVLLGPVPAAVEDQVVERLRRRFAEVPDAASRVTRPVLFSFKTPIEVEVHGEDLGRLQEYGDRVRDLMAAMPELADVETTLKRGAPEVQIVYDRALLNRYELQTSVVAQMVRNQIEGFEATLYNLKDRRIPIIVRLAEEDRRTTDQLNGLVVNPGGERPIPLHAVASVAVGEGPSEVRRIDGKRVAVVQANLGEASLGRAVDRIEEELSSEIEWPADMSFLVGGQSQEWQRSSASLWLALGLSVFLVYVIMAAQFESLLHPLVIMFSIPLAFFGTLLTLYLLDVNLSIVVFLGMIMLAGIVVNNAIVLVDYINRLRGRGLPRQRAIVGAGVVRLRPILMTTATTTLGLLPMALGLGQGAEIRTPMALAVIGGLATSTVLTLIVVPTIYELIERLRDALSFSRRRAGHKVPASGGAPAPAAAVPEGTGR, from the coding sequence GACCCTGATGCCGGAGCTCTCGTACCCGACGCTCACCGTGCGCACGGAGTATCCGGGCGCCGCCCCGGAGGAGGTCGAGAACGACATTTCGCGGCGCATCGAGGAGCAGCTCGGCGTGGTAGGCGGTCTGCGTCGCATGAGCAGCATCAGCCGCGCCGGCGTTTCCGACGTGGTGCTCGAGTTCTCCTGGGACACGCCAATGTCCGAAGCGGTCCAGGAGACCCTGGAGAAGCTCGACCTCGTCCTCCTGCCCGATGCCGCGGAACGCCCCCTGATCCTGCGCTTCGACCCCGGTCTCGACCCGGTGCTGGAACTCTCGCTCTCGGGCGAGGGTGAGCGGTTCGAGGGCGAGGAGGGACTGAGGCGGCTGCGCCGGTTGGCGGAACTCCAGGTCAAGCGGGCGCTCGAACCGATCGACGGTGTCGCGGCGGTGCGCGTGCGCGGCGGTCTCGAGGAGGAGATCCACGTCCTGTTGGACGCCCAGGATCTGCAGCGGTCGCGGCTCAGCGTGCAGCAGGTGATCGACCGGCTGGGCCAGGAGAACATCAACGTCGCCGGCGGCACCCTCAAGGAAGGACGCACCGAGTACATGGTGCGCACCGTGAACGAGTACGTGAACCTGGAGCAGATTCGGGACACGGTCGTCGCGTCGATGGACGGCCGGGAGGTCCGGGTCGGCGATCTGGGCGAAGTCCGGCGCTCGAACAAGGACCGCGAGATCCAGACGCGGACCGATGGCGGGGAGAGCGTCCAGCTCGACGTCTACAAGGAGGCGGACGCGAACATGGTCGCCTTGGCGGACCGGGTGCGGTCGCGGGTCGGCGAACTCGACCTGGAGCGGGAACGCGCCGCCGCCCGCGGCGAGACGGTCGAACGGCCGAGGACCCTCCTGCAGCGGCTCACGGGCGGATCGGCGAGTGCCGGCCGCGGCAGGCCGGCGCGGCTGGGCGATCCGGAACTCGCGGTCGAGCTCTACCGGTCCGAGGGCGCCGTGCTGACCGTCGTCTCCGACCGCTCCGAGTTCATCGAGGGGAGCATCTCGGAGGTCCGCAACACGGCGGTTCTGGGCGGGCTGCTCGCCGTGATCGTCCTCTACCTGTTTCTGCGCAACCTGCTGACCACGCTGATCGTCGCGGTCTCCATCCCGATCTCGCTCCTGATCACGTTCGCGCCGCTCTCGGTGGCTTCCGTGTCGCTCAACATCATGTCGCTGGGCGGTCTGGCCCTGGGCATCGGCATGCTGGTCGACTCCTCGATCGTCGTGCTGGAGTCCATCTTCAGGTGCCGCGAGGAGGGCGACGACCTGGTCGCGTCCGCGATCCGCGGCACGGCGGAGGTCCGCTCGGCCGTCGTCGCGTCGATCCTGACCTCGATCGCGGTGTTCCTGCCGATGGTCTTCGTGGAGGGGATCGCCGGACAGGCCTTCGGCGACCTCGGTCTGGCGGTCGTCATCTCGCTCCTGGCTTCGCTGGCGGTGGCCCTGGGGTTCATCCCGATGCTGGCCAGCCGCCGTGGCTGGAAGCTGCCCGAGCGTGGCGGGGTGGCTTCCCGGTTGCTCCGGTACGCGGCGCTGGGGGTGTTCCTGCGGGACGCGGCGTCGCTGCGCGAGTGGTCGCGATCGCGGTCCGCCGTGATCGCGTGGCCTGGCCTGGCGCTGGCGTTCGTGTTCGTCGCCCTCCGGCTGGTGGTGGGGACCGTGCTCGAACTCGTCGCCAAGCTGGTGTTGCTGGTTCTCGGGGGCGTGGTGACCGTTGTCGCCCGCTTCATCGCGCCGGTGCTGGTCGTCGCGTTCGGCTGGCTCAGCCGCGGACCGCTGGTCGTTGTGCGACGTTTCCTCGATTGGCTGAACCGGGTCTACCCGGTGGTTCTTCAGGGCGCGGTGCGCTTCCCGGTCGCGGTGGTGGCGCTGGTCGCGCTCACGCTGTGGAGTTCCTGGTGGTTGCTCGGCCGCCTGGACAGCGAGTTGCTGCCTGAGGTGCGCCAGGGCGAGTTCACGATCGAGGTCTCGCTTCCGGTGGGAACGCCCCTCGCCGAGACCGAGCGCACGCTGGCCGCCGTCGAGAGTGCAATCCTCGAGGAGGAGCGCTACATCCAGCGGCTTCTCGTCACCTACGGCTACGACGTGACGAACACGCAGCGCTCAGACGAGGGTGAGCACACCGTGCGCTTCAAGGTGCTGCTCGGCCCGGTGCCGGCGGCGGTTGAGGACCAGGTGGTGGAGAGGCTGCGACGTCGTTTCGCGGAAGTGCCGGACGCCGCCTCGCGCGTGACCCGGCCGGTCCTCTTCAGCTTCAAGACCCCGATCGAGGTGGAGGTCCACGGCGAGGACCTCGGACGCCTGCAGGAGTACGGCGACCGGGTGCGGGATCTGATGGCGGCGATGCCCGAACTCGCCGACGTCGAGACGACGTTGAAGCGGGGCGCTCCGGAGGTCCAGATCGTCTACGACCGCGCGCTGCTGAACCGCTACGAACTCCAGACCTCGGTGGTCGCGCAGATGGTGCGCAACCAGATCGAGGGCTTCGAGGCCACGCTCTACAACCTGAAGGACCGGCGGATCCCGATCATCGTGCGACTTGCCGAAGAAGACCGCCGCACGACGGACCAGTTGAACGGCCTGGTCGTCAATCCTGGCGGCGAGCGGCCGATCCCGCTCCATGCGGTGGCGTCCGTGGCCGTGGGCGAGGGGCCCTCGGAGGTGCGCCGGATCGACGGCAAGCGGGTGGCCGTGGTCCAGGCGAATCTGGGAGAGGCGTCGCTCGGCCGCGCGGTGGATCGGATCGAGGAAGAGCTTTCGAGCGAGATCGAGTGGCCCGCGGACATGAGCTTCCTGGTCGGCGGCCAGAGTCAGGAGTGGCAGCGGTCGAGCGCGAGCCTGTGGCTGGCGCTGGGGCTGTCGGTATTCCTGGTCTACGTGATCATGGCGGCCCAGTTCGAGTCCCTCTTGCACCCCCTGGTCATCATGTTCTCGATCCCGCTTGCGTTCTTCGGCACCCTGCTCACGCTGTACCTGCTGGACGTCAACCTGTCGATCGTCGTCTTCCTGGGGATGATCATGCTGGCCGGGATCGTGGTGAACAACGCGATCGTCCTCGTCGACTACATCAACCGGCTGCGCGGCCGCGGCTTGCCGCGCCAGCGGGCGATCGTTGGCGCCGGCGTCGTGCGGCTGCGGCCGATCCTGATGACGACCGCGACGACCACCCTGGGTCTCCTGCCGATGGCCCTGGGCCTCGGTCAGGGCGCCGAGATCCGCACGCCGATGGCGCTGGCTGTGATCGGCGGACTGGCCACGTCGACCGTGCTGACGCTGATCGTCGTGCCGACCATCTACGAACTGATCGAACGGCTGCGCGATGCGCTGTCGTTCTCGCGCAGGCGTGCCGGGCACAAGGTGCCGGCCAGCGGGGGAGCGCCGGCTCCGGCCGCGGCGGTTCCGGAGGGGACTGGACGGTGA
- a CDS encoding efflux RND transporter permease subunit encodes MNDSRHRGGGDQAPARGPTSLGVSLPRLSLRRPIGVVVLVGALLVVGLVAALSLPIELIPSGYSSPFLRVTVPWRDAPPQELQDKITIPLEEELATVRGLENQYSYCSVGFTQVFLSFAHGTDMDVAYREVRDRIERARARMPDDVEQVFIRKDDDAMMPVAMVGVIAEEDTADVYNLIQNEIILKLERVPGVASVDAQGLLEREVLIELDRQRVEAAGLNIFEIAQDLASDYFTLASGSVRAGDRKLLLRSVARYPAPQNVRDLWITDTVRLGDIASVRYDVPDDEFRVRVNGLPAYAIRVQKEGEANALEVAAEVERLIGELARNPRLAAIEVDVIMSSGEIIRDSMGVLLSSGRIGAMFAMIVLFFFLRRLRMSLIIAFSIPLSMVAAVVAMYFFGETFNVISLLGLMISVGLLVDNSVVVAENIHRLHQNGMARRQAALQGAGEIALAITTATLTTVIVFLPVSLVDGQGQFMLLRLVIPITVSLLASLVVALVVVPLMVYVTLPSRGASANGAVRRVRDASNAVLRRGYEATFGLLNRAYRGMLAYGLRRRLDVVLALVAAMALTQIAAQGRLEIVPMSEDDQAFFNIEVRLPRNLSFDETIEYFARAEEKIDGLRDELGLEYLVFFHERTWGQIQGIMATDADTGLKPREVTQRVIDLMPEMPGVRFHTGFASEQETTDKALETLTLFGEDADVLEEVASGIEDRLVRLPGVLAVKRGADEAPNELALVLDRDLAMRQQVNPRTLAVMVGYALRGQALPRIYFGGRDIPVRIRFEEQDRQSLAELRDFSVPAGTGETLAIGTLVDVRQQPAPTRISRRDKQTARRITVELEEGRESEARRAVRAAAAQTELPEGVAWARLVRNVAAEEIRNMMLAALMSIAFVYLLMGFLFESFLRPLAILVTIPLASMGVTWIHLLAGRELDFLGLVGLIILIGVVVNNGIVLLDAVNRLRAEGMERAEALLEAADRRFRPIMMTALTTIGGMVPLLFGQPTQMGLSYKSFALTLIGGMAAATLLTLLAVPVFYTLIEDGRAWVGRTLAGALAPRRRAHPVS; translated from the coding sequence GTGAACGATTCGCGGCACAGGGGCGGTGGAGATCAAGCGCCGGCCCGCGGCCCCACCTCGCTCGGCGTCTCCCTGCCCCGGCTGTCGCTCCGCCGTCCGATCGGCGTCGTCGTCCTGGTCGGGGCGCTCCTCGTCGTGGGCCTGGTTGCCGCCCTGTCCCTGCCGATCGAACTCATCCCCTCCGGCTACAGCTCGCCGTTCCTGCGCGTGACTGTGCCTTGGCGGGACGCGCCGCCGCAGGAGCTCCAGGACAAGATCACGATTCCGCTCGAGGAGGAGCTGGCCACCGTCCGCGGCCTGGAGAACCAGTACTCGTACTGCAGCGTCGGTTTCACCCAGGTCTTCCTGAGCTTCGCGCACGGCACGGACATGGATGTCGCCTACCGCGAGGTCCGCGACCGGATCGAACGCGCCCGGGCCCGGATGCCCGACGATGTCGAGCAGGTCTTCATCCGCAAGGACGACGACGCGATGATGCCGGTTGCCATGGTCGGTGTGATCGCCGAGGAGGACACGGCGGACGTCTACAACCTGATCCAGAACGAGATCATCCTGAAGCTGGAGCGCGTTCCGGGTGTGGCTTCGGTCGACGCCCAGGGACTGCTGGAGCGGGAGGTCCTGATCGAACTCGACCGGCAGCGGGTCGAGGCGGCGGGACTCAACATCTTCGAGATCGCCCAGGACCTGGCAAGCGACTACTTCACCCTGGCCTCGGGCAGTGTCAGGGCCGGCGACCGGAAACTGCTGCTCCGGTCGGTGGCGAGGTATCCGGCGCCGCAGAACGTCCGTGATCTGTGGATCACCGACACGGTACGTCTCGGAGACATCGCGTCGGTGCGGTACGACGTGCCGGACGACGAGTTCCGCGTGCGGGTGAACGGGTTGCCCGCCTACGCGATCCGGGTCCAGAAGGAGGGCGAGGCGAACGCGCTGGAGGTGGCCGCGGAGGTTGAACGCCTGATCGGTGAGTTGGCTCGGAATCCGCGGCTGGCCGCGATCGAAGTGGACGTGATCATGAGTTCGGGCGAGATCATCCGCGATTCGATGGGCGTTCTGCTCTCGAGCGGCCGGATCGGCGCCATGTTCGCGATGATCGTTCTCTTCTTCTTCCTCCGCCGGCTGCGGATGTCGCTGATCATCGCGTTCTCCATCCCGCTTTCGATGGTCGCGGCGGTCGTCGCGATGTACTTCTTCGGCGAGACGTTCAACGTCATCTCCCTCCTCGGCCTGATGATCTCGGTCGGGCTCCTGGTCGACAACTCGGTGGTCGTGGCTGAGAACATCCACCGCCTGCATCAGAACGGCATGGCCCGCCGCCAGGCGGCGCTCCAGGGCGCGGGGGAGATTGCGCTGGCAATCACGACGGCGACCCTGACCACGGTGATCGTCTTCCTTCCGGTATCCCTGGTCGACGGTCAGGGTCAGTTCATGCTCCTGCGGCTGGTCATCCCGATCACGGTCTCCCTGCTGGCGTCCCTGGTCGTGGCGCTGGTCGTCGTGCCGCTCATGGTCTACGTCACGCTGCCCTCACGGGGAGCATCGGCGAACGGCGCCGTGCGCCGAGTGCGCGACGCGTCCAACGCCGTCCTGCGCCGCGGCTACGAGGCGACCTTCGGCCTCCTGAACCGCGCCTACCGCGGCATGCTCGCCTACGGCCTGCGGCGCCGGCTGGACGTCGTGCTGGCGCTGGTGGCGGCGATGGCGCTGACCCAGATCGCTGCCCAGGGCCGCCTGGAGATCGTGCCCATGTCGGAGGACGACCAGGCATTCTTCAACATCGAGGTCCGGTTGCCGCGCAACCTGTCCTTCGACGAGACGATCGAGTACTTCGCGCGCGCCGAGGAGAAGATCGACGGCCTGCGCGACGAGCTCGGCCTCGAGTACCTCGTGTTCTTCCACGAGCGCACCTGGGGCCAGATCCAGGGGATCATGGCCACCGACGCCGACACCGGGCTGAAGCCGCGCGAAGTGACACAGCGGGTGATCGATCTGATGCCCGAGATGCCGGGGGTGCGCTTCCATACGGGCTTCGCCTCGGAGCAGGAGACGACGGACAAGGCGCTCGAAACGCTGACCCTGTTCGGAGAGGACGCCGACGTTCTGGAGGAGGTGGCGAGCGGGATCGAGGACCGCCTGGTGCGCCTTCCAGGCGTGCTCGCGGTGAAGAGAGGGGCCGATGAGGCGCCGAACGAACTCGCCCTGGTGCTCGACCGGGACCTCGCCATGCGCCAGCAGGTGAACCCGCGAACGCTGGCCGTGATGGTCGGCTACGCCCTGCGCGGCCAGGCCCTGCCGCGGATCTACTTCGGCGGCCGGGACATCCCGGTCCGCATCCGCTTCGAGGAACAGGACCGGCAGAGCCTCGCCGAGTTGCGCGACTTCTCGGTTCCGGCCGGGACCGGCGAGACGCTGGCCATCGGCACCCTGGTCGATGTTCGTCAACAGCCGGCGCCGACCCGGATCTCGCGCCGCGACAAGCAGACCGCGCGCCGGATCACGGTGGAACTCGAAGAGGGCCGGGAGAGCGAGGCGCGCCGGGCCGTGCGCGCGGCGGCGGCGCAGACGGAACTGCCTGAGGGTGTGGCCTGGGCGCGGCTGGTGCGCAACGTGGCCGCCGAGGAGATCCGGAACATGATGCTCGCCGCCCTCATGTCGATCGCCTTCGTCTACCTGTTGATGGGCTTCCTGTTCGAGAGCTTCCTCCGGCCGCTGGCGATCCTGGTCACGATCCCGCTGGCGAGCATGGGGGTGACCTGGATCCACCTCCTCGCCGGCCGCGAGCTGGACTTCCTGGGCCTGGTGGGCCTGATCATCCTGATCGGGGTGGTCGTGAACAACGGGATCGTGCTGCTTGACGCGGTGAACCGTCTCCGCGCGGAAGGCATGGAGAGGGCCGAGGCACTGCTCGAAGCAGCCGACCGGCGCTTCCGGCCGATCATGATGACCGCGCTGACCACGATCGGCGGCATGGTGCCGCTGCTGTTCGGGCAGCCGACCCAGATGGGCCTGAGCTACAAGAGCTTCGCCTTGACCCTGATCGGCGGCATGGCCGCCGCGACCCTGCTGACGCTGCTCGCGGTGCCGGTCTTCTACACCCTGATCGAGGACGGTCGTGCCTGGGTGGGCCGGACGCTTGCCGGCGCACTGGCGCCGCGCCGGCGAGCCCATCCGGTCTCGTGA